Proteins encoded together in one Hevea brasiliensis isolate MT/VB/25A 57/8 chromosome 16, ASM3005281v1, whole genome shotgun sequence window:
- the LOC110640022 gene encoding uncharacterized protein LOC110640022, with amino-acid sequence MGFLLSFSLITLLSLASIRNEAQGIKSARLLDLVIRDYTFKSYDINNKTGMIHTVHLPANFSGIEVDTVKFRCGSLRRYGAQVKEFHLGIGVIVEPCVQRVMVIRQNLGHNWSSIYYACFDLSGYQLVSPILGLLAYNDGSDVNFSNPVELGIHAGEKPITIDFTNTTSIAHPSGIRPLCASFENDGKVKLKTPASHNICVVTRRGHYGLVIESPPPSAGAPGQARKKISLWKVVVGSTVGTALGVLLLGLLLVAMFVNVKKKAKMEEMERRAYEEEALQVSMVGHVRAPTATVTRTTPAIEHEYIPYHPS; translated from the coding sequence ATGGGCTTCCTCCTCTCTTTCTCCTTGATAACTCTACTGTCCTTGGCATCCATTAGAAATGAAGCTCAAGGGATCAAATCTGCCCGTCTTCTCGATCTTGTCATTAGAGATTACACATTCAAGTCCTATGACATAAACAACAAGACAGGTATGATACACACTGTACATTTACCTGCAAACTTCTCCGGCATCGAAGTGGATACTGTGAAGTTCCGATGTGGCAGTCTGAGGAGATATGGCGCTCAGGTAAAGGAATTCCATCTTGGTATTGGTGTAATTGTGGAGCCATGTGTGCAAAGAGTCATGGTAATTAGACAAAATTTAGGGCATAACTGGTCTTCTATATATTATGCCTGCTTTGACTTGTCAGGATATCAGCTTGTGTCCCCCATTTTAGGCCTTTTAGCATATAATGATGGTAGTGATGTGAATTTTAGCAATCCTGTCGAGCTTGGAATCCATGCTGGAGAAAAACCAATCACTATAGACTTTACCAATACAACCAGTATAGCCCACCCATCAGGAATTAGGCCACTCTGTGCTAGTTTTGAAAATGACGGCAAGGTGAAACTGAAAACCCCAGCATCGCATAATATTTGTGTAGTCACAAGGCGTGGACATTATGGTTTGGTGATCGAATCGCCCCCACCATCAGCAGGAGCACCAGGGCAAGCAAGAAAGAAGATCAGCCTATGGAAAGTGGTGGTGGGGAGCACGGTTGGAACTGCCTTGGGCGTACTCCTTTTGGGTTTGCTTTTGGTGGCAATGTTTGTTAATGTAAAGAAGAAAGCAAAAATGGAGGAGATGGAAAGAAGAGCCTACGAAGAGGAAGCTCTGCAAGTGTCAATGGTTGGCCATGTGAGGGCACCTACAGCAACTGTTACTCGGACCACGCCTGCAATTGAACATGAGTATATACCTTATCATCCTTCTTGA